The Kiritimatiellia bacterium genome includes a region encoding these proteins:
- a CDS encoding hydrogenase iron-sulfur subunit, producing MKHIILYRCQQCGGRRKLFSENWVREFVLTCSGQLEPIHILRAFEDGEFGVCVVHCAPGECRTLAGARAAVRHTEYARQLLEEVKIHPARVKTISFRPDCDLHAELNSFAEQLKHLEGQAAGAIPAAPERKKA from the coding sequence ATGAAGCATATTATTCTTTACCGCTGCCAGCAATGCGGCGGACGCCGGAAATTATTCAGCGAAAACTGGGTGCGCGAATTTGTCCTGACCTGCTCCGGGCAGCTTGAGCCGATCCATATCCTGCGCGCGTTTGAGGACGGTGAATTCGGCGTGTGCGTCGTGCACTGCGCGCCGGGGGAATGCCGGACCCTGGCCGGCGCCCGGGCGGCCGTCCGCCACACAGAATATGCCCGGCAACTGCTGGAAGAAGTAAAAATCCATCCCGCGCGCGTCAAAACGATTTCTTTCCGGCCGGATTGCGACCTGCATGCGGAATTGAATTCTTTTGCGGAACAACTTAAACATCTGGAAGGACAGGCCGCCGGCGCAATTCCGGCCGCGCCGGAAAGGAAAAAAGCATGA
- a CDS encoding methylenetetrahydrofolate reductase C-terminal domain-containing protein, whose amino-acid sequence MIVAQRKPLDEIIAKAEPFKKVVIAGCETCVAECHAGGKKEVEILAAQLRIAFNRKMVPVEISECSIERQCEPEMIESCAEQIAAEEAVLSLACGVGVQQMAERFPNLPVFPGLNTTFMGTHSAPAKWEERCAGCGNCVLDLTAGICPIARCSKSLLNGPCGGAHDGKCEVSEEIPCAWAEIVERLTKQGKLGQLRQIIPAKEWDTARDGGPRKLIHGEAAP is encoded by the coding sequence ATGATTGTCGCCCAACGGAAACCCCTTGATGAAATCATCGCCAAGGCGGAACCCTTCAAAAAAGTCGTCATCGCGGGCTGCGAGACCTGCGTGGCGGAGTGCCATGCCGGCGGCAAGAAAGAGGTGGAAATCCTGGCCGCCCAGTTGCGCATAGCGTTCAACCGGAAAATGGTTCCAGTTGAAATCTCCGAATGCTCCATTGAACGGCAGTGCGAGCCCGAAATGATTGAATCCTGCGCGGAACAGATCGCGGCAGAGGAAGCCGTGCTTTCCCTCGCCTGCGGCGTGGGCGTCCAGCAAATGGCGGAACGGTTTCCCAACCTGCCGGTTTTCCCGGGATTGAACACGACTTTCATGGGCACCCATTCCGCGCCTGCAAAATGGGAGGAGCGCTGCGCCGGGTGCGGCAACTGCGTGCTGGACCTGACCGCCGGCATCTGCCCGATCGCCCGCTGCAGCAAGAGCCTGTTGAACGGGCCCTGCGGCGGCGCGCACGACGGCAAATGCGAGGTCTCCGAAGAAATCCCCTGCGCCTGGGCCGAGATCGTTGAACGCCTGACGAAACAGGGCAAGCTTGGCCAATTGAGACAGATTATTCCGGCCAAGGAATGGGATACGGCCCGCGACGGCGGTCCCCGCAAGCTGATTCACGGGGAGGCCGCCCCATGA